The nucleotide sequence ACCGGGAGCGCCGCGTCGCAGTAGACGTCCTGTCGCAGTCGCAGTCGCAGTCGCCGCCGGCGGCGGCAGCGCAGCTGCGCGCGAGTCAGGGTGCCGCGGCGGAGGGCGTCGGTGCCCCGGAAGACGGTGCCGGGAGGGGCGGGATCGGGGGAGTGCACGGCAGGGCAGCCTGCCCGCTCCCGGCGATGCGCCCCGCTCGCTGTCCACAGGTGTGATCAGCACGCACCGGTGGCGGCCCGGAAGACCGGAGGGGCAGCCATGGGTGCGTGCTGATCGCGCGGCCGCTGGTCAGGCCGGCGGGGGGTCCCCGATGAGCGAGTTCAGCAGCTTGATGTCGGCGGTGTGGCCGCCGCACGGATCGCCGTCGCGCAGGCTCGGCGTCTCCACGACCATCGGGACGCCGGCGGTGGTGCGGTGGCGCAGCAGCTCGGCGAACGGGCCGGTGCCGTACTCGCCGCTGGTGATCGTGCCCGCGCCGATCGTGGTGTGCCGGTCGCGCTTGGAGCCGCACTCGTCGAGCGAGTCGTTGACGTGCACCAGCCCCAGCCGGCCGGGGCCGACGGTGGCCTCCAGGGCGTCCAGCGTCGCGCTCATCCCGCCCGGCACCGAGACGTCGTGTCCGGCGGCCCAGGCGTGGCAGGTGTCGAAGCAGACGCCGAGCAGCGGGTGGTCGTCCAGGGCGGCGAAGTACGGGCCGAGCTCCTGCACGGTGGCCGCCAGCGCCTTGCCGCCACCCGCGGTGGGCTCGATCAGCAGCCGGGGGCCGTCCGCGGGCGCCGCCTCCAGCACCGGGAGCAGCCGTTCGCGCAGCTGGCGGAGGGCGTCGTCGTAGCGGTCCTCGCCGACGGAGGAGCCGGCGTGCACGACGACGCCCTGGCAGCCCAGCTGCGCGCCGCGCCGCAGGTTGTGCTCGATCGAGGCGATCGACTGCTCGACGGTGGCCTCGGTCGGCGAGCCCGGGTTGACGAGGAACGGCGTGTGGATGAACGAGGGCACGCCCCGCTCGGCGCAGCCGGCGGTGAACAGCGCGTCCTGCGCCGGGTCGCCGTCGGTCAGCTTCCAGCCGCGGGGGTTGCCGACGAAGACCTGGACGGCACGCGCGGCGACGGCGTCGGTGTAGGCGAGCCCGCCCTTGGCCAGGCCGCCCTTGATCTGGATGTGCGCGCCGACGGGCGGCACACCGGGGGAGGTGTTCGACACGGGAGAGAAACGCCTATCCGAAGCTGAGCAGGATGGTGACCGGGGTGCCGCGCTCGACCTGTTCGCCCGCGGCCGGGCTCTGCCGCAGCACGCTGTTGCCGAAGAACCGGGTGGCCTCGACCTCCAGCCCGGCGGCCTCCAGGGTGGCCGTCGCCTCGTCACCGCTCATGCCGACGACGTCGGGCACGGTGACCAGCGGGACGCCGGCCGAGACCTGGATCCGCA is from Blastococcus sp. HT6-4 and encodes:
- a CDS encoding deoxyribonuclease IV, with protein sequence MSNTSPGVPPVGAHIQIKGGLAKGGLAYTDAVAARAVQVFVGNPRGWKLTDGDPAQDALFTAGCAERGVPSFIHTPFLVNPGSPTEATVEQSIASIEHNLRRGAQLGCQGVVVHAGSSVGEDRYDDALRQLRERLLPVLEAAPADGPRLLIEPTAGGGKALAATVQELGPYFAALDDHPLLGVCFDTCHAWAAGHDVSVPGGMSATLDALEATVGPGRLGLVHVNDSLDECGSKRDRHTTIGAGTITSGEYGTGPFAELLRHRTTAGVPMVVETPSLRDGDPCGGHTADIKLLNSLIGDPPPA